A stretch of Clostridium sp. BJN0001 DNA encodes these proteins:
- a CDS encoding competence/damage-inducible protein A encodes MKAEIIAVGTEILLGDIVNLNSQYLAANLASLGIDMYYQQVVGDNKKRILYAFDEAYKRSDIIVTTGGLGPTNDDITKEVAAEYFNMNLIKNEESEKRIIKYFESSNRSMPDNNLKQAYVPEGSIVLQNDNGTAPGVIIEKDNKVMIILPGPPKEMKPMFENSVVPYLQKKSDFVIVSKMIKIAGIGESSVATQIKDILDSQTNPTIAPYAKDTEVVLRITAKAENKEKALNLIKPMQNEVELRFKENVFTTEDEPIENVVAKMLIDKNLTISTAESCTGGMIAAALINYPGVSKVFLEGAVTYTNEAKHKRLGVKEETLKKYTEVSKETAAEMAEGIAKNAGTDTSIVTTGIAGPGGGTKDKPVGLVYIGVYVKGKTIVEKHVFNGNRAKVRLRATARGLDMLRRELLKIR; translated from the coding sequence ATGAAAGCTGAAATTATAGCAGTTGGTACTGAAATACTTCTTGGAGATATAGTTAATTTAAACTCACAGTATTTAGCAGCTAATCTTGCTTCATTAGGAATAGATATGTATTATCAACAGGTTGTTGGTGATAACAAAAAAAGAATTTTATATGCGTTTGATGAGGCATATAAAAGAAGCGATATAATTGTAACAACAGGAGGTCTTGGACCTACAAATGATGATATAACAAAAGAAGTTGCAGCTGAATATTTTAATATGAATTTAATTAAAAATGAAGAGTCAGAAAAAAGGATAATAAAATATTTTGAATCTAGTAATAGAAGTATGCCTGATAATAATTTAAAGCAGGCATATGTTCCAGAAGGAAGCATAGTTCTTCAAAATGATAATGGAACAGCTCCTGGAGTTATAATAGAAAAAGATAATAAAGTTATGATAATACTTCCAGGACCTCCAAAAGAAATGAAGCCTATGTTTGAAAATAGTGTAGTACCATATCTTCAGAAAAAAAGTGATTTTGTTATTGTATCAAAGATGATAAAGATTGCTGGAATTGGAGAGAGCAGTGTAGCTACACAAATAAAAGACATATTGGATTCTCAAACAAATCCTACAATAGCACCGTATGCAAAAGATACAGAGGTTGTATTAAGGATTACAGCAAAGGCGGAAAATAAAGAAAAAGCATTAAACCTTATAAAGCCAATGCAAAATGAAGTTGAATTAAGGTTTAAAGAAAATGTTTTTACAACAGAAGATGAACCAATTGAGAATGTAGTTGCAAAAATGCTTATAGATAAAAATCTTACAATATCAACAGCAGAATCATGTACAGGTGGAATGATAGCAGCAGCACTTATTAATTATCCAGGTGTTTCAAAAGTATTTCTTGAGGGTGCAGTTACATATACAAATGAAGCTAAGCATAAGAGACTTGGAGTTAAAGAAGAAACTTTGAAAAAATATACTGAAGTAAGCAAAGAAACAGCAGCAGAAATGGCAGAAGGAATAGCTAAAAATGCAGGTACTGATACAAGTATTGTTACAACTGGAATTGCAGGACCAGGAGGAGGAACTAAGGATAAACCTGTTGGACTTGTATATATAGGTGTATATGTAAAAGGAAAAACAATAGTTGAAAAACATGTATTTAATGGAAACAGAGCAAAAGTAAGGTTAAGAGCAACAGCAAGAGGACTTGATATGCTTAGAAGAGAACTTTTAAAAATTAGATAG